In one Nicotiana tomentosiformis chromosome 6, ASM39032v3, whole genome shotgun sequence genomic region, the following are encoded:
- the LOC104116288 gene encoding arogenate dehydratase 1: MQSLSPSSGISLKSLIRKTTPPPGQTHRFDPVRFVIQCGYRSDSANTNASTVNTNGAPASYNFAGHVGSSRADWQSSCAILASKVVSQQQDTEKTGGAGDITVVNGHKTLDLVPIDNLPKPLTITDLSPAPMHGSQMRVAYQGVPGAYSEAAAGKAYPNCEAIPCDQFEVAFQAVELWIADRAVLPVENSLGGSIHRNYDLLLRHRLHIVGEVQLPVHHCLLALPGVRKEYLTRVISHPQALAQCELTLTKLGLNVSREAVDDTAGAAEYIAANNLRDTAAIASVRAAELYGLQILAEGIQDDSSNVTRFVMLARDPIIPRTDRPFKTSIVFAHDKGTSVLFKVLSAFAFRNISLTKIESRPHRNRPIRLVDDANVGTAKHFEYMFYVDFEASMADVRAQNALAEVQEFTSFLRVLGSYPMDMTPWCPSREE; the protein is encoded by the coding sequence ATGCAATCCCTTAGTCCCTCATCTGGTATAAGTCTCAAATCCTTAATCCGGAAAACAACGCCGCCGCCGGGTCAAACCCACCGTTTCGACCCGGTTCGTTTTGTTATCCAATGCGGATACCGGTCCGATTCGGCTAACACGAATGCTAGCACTGTGAATACCAACGGCGCTCCGGCGAGCTACAACTTCGCCGGCCACGTCGGCTCGTCAAGAGCTGACTGGCAGAGCTCTTGTGCCATTCTAGCTAGCAAGGTTGTCTCGCAGCAGCAGGATACGGAGAAAACCGGCGGAGCCGGTGACATCACCGTCGTGAACGGCCACAAAACTCTGGATCTCGTTCCTATTGATAACCTCCCCAAGCCGCTCACAATCACTGACCTCTCTCCTGCGCCGATGCACGGCTCTCAGATGCGCGTGGCCTATCAAGGCGTACCTGGCGCGTACAGTGAAGCTGCTGCCGGAAAGGCTTATCCTAACTGCGAAGCCATACCTTGCGATCAATTTGAGGTTGCATTTCAAGCCGTAGAACTTTGGATCGCAGATCGTGCAGTACTCCCGGTAGAAAATTCTCTCGGAGGTTCAATTCACCGCAACTATGATCTCCTCCTGCGTCATCGCCTCCATATAGTCGGCGAAGTCCAGCTCCCCGTCCACCATTGCCTGTTAGCACTTCCAGGCGTTCGTAAAGAGTACTTAACCAGAGTTATAAGCCATCCGCAAGCCTTAGCCCAGTGCGAGCTCACTCTCACAAAACTCGGCCTCAACGTATCGCGTGAAGCCGTCGACGATACAGCCGGAGCAGCGGAGTACATCGCCGCCAACAACCTCCGCGATACAGCCGCAATCGCTTCCGTACGCGCCGCCGAACTGTACGGTCTACAGATCCTAGCGGAGGGGATCCAGGACGATTCAAGCAACGTGACTCGGTTCGTGATGTTAGCGAGAGACCCGATAATTCCACGAACAGACCGGCCATTCAAGACGAGCATAGTTTTCGCACACGACAAGGGAACGAGCGTGTTATTCAAAGTGCTATCAGCTTTTGCGTTCCGGAATATCAGCTTGACAAAGATCGAGTCGCGGCCACATCGGAACCGGCCAATTCGGTTGGTGGATGATGCGAATGTGGGAACAGCGAAGCATTTTGAGTACATGTTCTACGTAGATTTTGAAGCGTCAATGGCGGACGTGAGGGCACAGAACGCATTGGCTGAAGTTCAGGAGTTTACATCTTTCTTGAGGGTATTGGGTAGCTATCCTATGGACATGACTCCTTGGTGTCCTTCTCGGGAGGAATAA